One Candida dubliniensis CD36 chromosome 1, complete sequence genomic region harbors:
- a CDS encoding late Golgi vesicule protein, putative (Similar to S. cerevisiae TVP15), which translates to MNFDGQDLTGVFKITNLVVSGLCVVGGLSQLFYSFHSFVSGLYIIAFGAVIGALEFRVPAEAYAYASFLFSFIGRGIFYTFLGVSLSGGSFFRVFAALVLFTIGLAYVVLETIPSISPPENMNPDGAVIGLNDEEGV; encoded by the coding sequence ATGAATTTTGATGGACAGGATTTAACTGGTGTTTTCAAGATAACCAATTTGGTTGTTTCTGGGCTATGTGTGGTAGGTGGTCTTTCCCAATTGTTCTACAGTTTCCATTCATTTGTTTCTGGATTGTATATTATTGCATTTGGTGCGGTAATTGGGGCATTGGAATTTCGAGTACCAGCTGAAGCGTACGCTTATGCGTCGTTTTTATTTTCGTTTATTGGCCGTGGAATATTCTACACGTTTCTTGGGGTCAGTTTAAGTGGTGGGTCATTTTTCAGAGTGTTTGCAGCATTAGTGCTTTTTACAATTGGGTTGGCATATGTGGTGTTGGAGACTATTCCTAGTATTTCGCCCCCAGAAAATATGAATCCTGATGGGGCAGTGATTGGATTGAACGATGAAGAAGGGGTGTAA
- a CDS encoding cruciform-DNA binding protein, putative (Similar to S. cerevisiae CRP1;~spliced gene), whose product MTLYTYTVRWPLKDENIHSIQITGNFDNWSRSLPTIKPTKEYLQEIKLETRQDVVFKFIINDDQWIVNDQFKVTHDEHGNSNNIIYADELVEEVDEKDVKNVTATSGLKGKEILPESGTSGTTNVSKPEAEAESAPKPIVNQKNNLAKDLPEPTLQEEQPQILEESGIEDHESFVEPVVSSKSPSKSIITEEDIISDIDSPGDNAPKKSSDLPQPSSNHQTLNQVLTPSSSFAAVSSPPLSSDYEHLDLKRDDQETEYNTAANSGISTETKENEIVSTFQENKPVKPVLLPHDSESTLERSGSENNANNNNSPRIPGHYPSSPEHKSSSTASLQSGNNVGENDSQYTGKRESLISRLRNLFR is encoded by the exons ATGACGTTGTATACTTATACAGTTAGATG gCCCTTGAAAGATGAAAACATTCATTCTATTCAAATAACTGGCAATTTTGACAACTGGTCGAGATCATTACCTACCATTAAGCCGACCAAAGAATATTTGcaagaaataaaattggAAACCAGACAAGACGTTGtgttcaaatttattattaatgatgatcAATGGATTGTCAATGATCAATTTAAAGTGACTCATGATGAGCACGGTaattccaataatattatctATGCTGATGAGTTGgttgaagaagttgatgaaAAGGATGTAAAGAACGTAACCGCCACTAGTGGACTCAAAGGTAAAGAGATTCTACCAGAGCTGGGTACATCAGGAACAACTAATGTTTCGAAGCCTGAGGCTGAGGCTGAGTCTGCACCCAAACCAATTGTtaatcaaaaaaacaatttggCCAAGGATCTACCAGAACCAACTCTTCAGGAAGAACAACCTCAAATTTTGGAAGAAAGTGGTATTGAAGATCATGAAAGTTTTGTTGAACCAGTGGTATCTCTGAAATCCCCATCGAAATCAATCATTACTGAGGAGGATATTATTTCTGATATTGATTCACCTGGTGATAATGCACCTAAGAAGTCAAGCGATCTCCCACAACCATCATCAAATCATCAGACATTGAATCAAGTTTTAACTCCGTCTTCATCTTTTGCTGCTGTTTCATCACCTCCACTTTCTTCTGATTACGAACATCTTGATTTGAAACGCGACGATCAAGAAACTGAATACAACACTGCTGCTAATTCTGGAATCTCCACTGAGACCAAGGAAAACGAGATAGTTAGTACATTCcaagaaaataaaccaGTCAAGCCGGTATTGTTGCCCCATGATTCTGAATCTACTCTTGAAAGAAGTGGTAGTGAAAACAATgcaaacaacaataactcACCTCGTATTCCTGGACACTATCCATCTAGTCCTGAGCacaaatcatcatcaacagcCTCCTTACAGTCGGGCAATAATGTTGGTGAAAATGACTCGCAATACACGGGCAAGCGTGAGAGTTTGATATCCAGGTTGAGAAATTTATTTAGATAA
- a CDS encoding UBX-domain (ubiquitin-regulatory domain) protein, putative (Similar to S. cerevisiae UBX7), producing the protein MSDNIQRSFITSVEQAVSSTISKQKPLFVYLVTSGYTENTDTFLPKFIDEQTSAIIKSNFILLKLTQNTVEFGYFSQLFKDLIVPSFYIVNEGKIEAVISNDTTKEEFIKIIGKLTKHTPSINNTSSHESRHTENNVVVESSRRNHSKPSSDHDKSVRKYQEGVARMRQEKIEEKKRLRALLEADQKERKLKEQENAIAESETSTKSPSTKQTSPSSTNSCVLSIKLFDGSTMKREFKAHDTLVDVRKWLDSEVEIIPPAKSMPSFATTAYPYPTGYAFHRPALPRVTYSEEQESNTLADLDLTPRSALILKPTYNEVDSDKPDNDIGKTGIFRSLLNVLFTLGATIFSVFSYGVNAPHNQERRDSSPRNDHNETENLQSSEDDQSVNIHRPSIAGHPGSLMFESTSASSLFLNIEPDVEETSGDVLRPHSPPVPIESHFNQYSQQAYSTASNINSRPTTPGSRSLRQMPTVHGESKETSSKKEQTHNVDSYNGNSINVHERDDETPKD; encoded by the coding sequence ATGTCAGATAATATACAACGCTCATTTATCACGTCGGTGGAACAAGCAGTATCCTCCACGATAAGTAAACAAAAACCactttttgtttatcttGTCACTTCAGGTTATACGGAGAATACGGACACGTTTTTACCAAAGTTTATTGATGAACAAACAAGTgcaataataaaatcaaactttattttattgaagTTGACCCAAAACACCGTTGAATTTGGATACTTCAGTCAGTTATTCAAAGATTTGATTGTTCCTAGTTTTTATATTGTGAATGAGGGGAAGATTGAGGCTGTTATTTCCAACGACACAACAAAGGAGGagtttatcaaaataattggTAAGTTAACAAAACATACACCATCCATTAATAATACCTCATCACATGAAAGCAGACATACGGAGAATAATGTAGTTGTTGAAAGTCTGCGTCGCAACCACTCTAAGCCTAGCTCAGATCATGACAAATCGGTAAGAAAGTATCAAGAGGGTGTAGCCAGAATGAGGCAGGAAAAgattgaagaaaagaaaagattgaGGGCTTTGTTAGAAGCAGATcagaaagaaaggaaacTTAAAGAGCAAGAAAATGCAATTGCAGAATCGGAAACTTCTACTAAATCCCCTTCAACCAAACAAACTTCGCCATCATCTACCAACTCATGTGTTTTATCTATTAAACTATTTGATGGAAGTACAATGAAACGGGAGTTCAAAGCGCATGACACGTTAGTTGATGTAAGAAAATGGTTGGATTCTGAAGTTGAAATCATCCCACCTGCGAAAAGTATGCCTTCTTTTGCTACCACAGCTTATCCATATCCTACAGGTTATGCTTTTCATCGCCCTGCATTACCTCGAGTCACTTATCTGGAAGAGCAAGAATCCAACACTTTGGCTGACTTGGATTTAACACCTAGATCAGCTTTAATTTTGAAGCCAACTTATAATGAGGTTGACTCAGACAAGCCAGATAATGACATCGGGAAAACTGGTATTTTCCGCAGCTTGTTAAATGTTTTATTCACTTTAGGTGCTACaattttttctgttttctCGTACGGAGTCAATGCTCCACATAACCAAGAACGTCGGGATAGTTCTCCTAGAAATGATCATAACGAGACTGAAAATTTACAGTCTAGTGAAGATGACCAATCAGTTAACATTCATCGACCTTCAATTGCAGGTCATCCAGGTCTGTTGATGTTTGAAAGCACATCTGCTTCATCcttgtttttgaatattgaaCCTGACGTTGAAGAGACCAGTGGAGATGTTTTGAGACCTCATTCACCACCTGTACCTATTGAATCGCATTTCAATCAGTATTCCCAGCAAGCGTATTCCACAGCTTCTAACATCAACAGTCGTCCAACAACACCAGGATCTCGATCTTTAAGGCAAATGCCAACTGTACATGGTGAATCAAAGGAAACGTCTAGTAAGAAGGAGCAGACTCATAACGTAGATAGTTATAATGGCAATAGCATCAACGTACACGAAAGAGATGATGAAACCCCAAAAGATTAA
- a CDS encoding ATP-dependent (ABC) transporter, putative (Similar to Rattus norvegicus ABCG5), with amino-acid sequence MKEGASVLSISRENQVGVKVRNLTVSVKSQQQKSSKHTSDQEAQYEQGTSKILNNLSFDIECGQLVAIMGGSGSGKTTLLNTLSQRTNINNKNLGFSGSVTYETSSSNKHIKHAYLLQTDIFLPGLTVWETLSTQADLRLPSHVTKQEKAELIEYILDVLELSHLKDTYVASFSSNSSTLSGGEQRRVSLAIQMLSKPAILFLDEPTTGLDTSSSLKLVHVLKKLASPEYGITIILSIHQPRPEIGQLFDKICLLTRGGRLIYYGNLANAEIYFNNLNFLGRDADDQSKHILEYIMDLSVKDTTSVEKEQQTVGRINKLVQTWSNNHQFLQQLDKEKLSNESHQFKKNLTLFSKPKADKISFLQEVTVLTKRTFKLTFRDYKRLIVFNMGIVIIGVTVGWMFYRPKHDLAGIRSLTSTLYVAMEIMGFVPMYFEIERLWETDGVFFYREYSEDQVSIPGFLISRRLGKLFLEDLPMSLLFSIITFFMWGLRLGDGSHFGIYFVVVFLIELCCMGTAMFSFAIAPSYPISALLINLIYQIQNSACGYFVNAATMPVYVKWTKYLAYFWYAFGALTNNQFSGWHGQCPYNDINDPRCQEFSGDYQIKILGFPVGWVGAPIGYLVLWTVGFFVLSGILFYFKSHDVSMAKTKKNTIGEGEEEHETLHQKKTEREQDYITDKHDLEININNIHLDVTKSNIFGRTKTTKTLLDNVTASFQANKVNVIMGPSGSGKTTLLNYLSNRLSRNSKFVSSGSIRLNGMQDISRDQLSRISAYVTQHDSSLIEQLTVRETLYYQAKLRLPLDKHKSIPTIINKLIRQTGLLDCADTLIGSEYVKGISGGEKRRVSIAIQLLSRPKVLFLDEPTSGLDSSTAETILTLLDELAKENNTTIILTIHQPSEQMFYKFGSLLLLGRGGKVIYDGTSIGIVDYLESLGYDNPEGHNVADYILDLISRGMNEDKIQSERRVAELISHWQANSIKKMASTATFSHEIIDLPQYYYQRLPIFITFPTIFRRQLLTSYRAKDVVINRAGQTIFLAIVHTLYFTPLRNTQEGISNRLGLVQEVLNLYFAGLINNITLYPFERNLFYQEYRDGIYGVTEFGFSYLLNELPTEVVPCFFFAALIVFACGLPRTPQMFFAMFGTGFVSINCGESLGIFVNSIFTHMGVATNVLSTFVSMAIFMGGTMSLHMPGFFKGVNYISPMKYAVAICANLGFQNQSFECNSGAAECLLTTGEDVLSYYNMKQNLGPMVGGLIGCLVIYRAVAILSIYVRVKWF; translated from the coding sequence ATGAAGGAAGGTGCTAGTGTATTAAGTATTTCACGAGAAAACCAAGTAGGTGTCAAAGTTCGTAATTTGACAGTATCTGTTaaatcacaacaacaaaaatcaTCCAAGCATACTTCAGACCAAGAAGCACAATATGAACAGGGAACTTCCAAGATATTGAATAACTTGTCATTTGATATAGAGTGTGGTCAACTTGTGGCTATCATGGGTGGGTCAGGTAGTGGGAAAACCACATTATTAAACACCTTATCGCAGCGAACcaacatcaataataaaaacttGGGGTTTTCTGGTTCTGTTACCTATGAAACTTCGAGTCTGAACAAACATATCAAACATGCATATCTTTTACAAAcagatatttttttgccCGGGTTGACTGTATGGGAAACATTATCAACACAAGCAGATTTACGATTGCCTTCACATGTTactaaacaagaaaaagctGAATTGATTGAGTATATTCTAGATGTTCTTGAATTAAGCCATCTCAAAGACACATATGTGGCTTCATTTTCCCTGAATTCATCTACTTTATCTGGAGGGGAACAGAGACGAGTGTCATTGGCCATACAAATGTTGTCAAAGCCAGCAATTCTATTTCTTGATGAACCAACAACTGGATTAGatacatcatcatctttgaAATTAGTGCATGTGTTGAAGAAACTAGCGTCTCCAGAATACGGAATCACTATTATTTTATCGATTCACCAACCAAGACCTGAGATTGGACAACTTTTTGATAagatttgtttgttgacCAGAGGAGGAAGACTTATTTATTACGGAAATTTGGCCAACGCCgaaatttatttcaataaCCTTAACTTTTTGGGTCGAGATGCAGATGATCAGTCAAAACATATTTTAGAATACATTATGGATTTATCTGTAAAAGATACAACATCTGTGGAAAAGGAACAACAAACAGTGGGaagaatcaacaaattggtACAAACCTGGAGtaataatcatcaattcCTACAACAACTTGATAAAGAGAAGCTCTCCAACGAATCTCATCAATTTAAGAAAAACTTAACACTTTTTAGCAAACCAAAAGCAGATaagatttcttttttgcaaGAAGTTACTGTATTGACAAAACGAACATTTAAATTGACTTTCCGTGATTATAAAAGGTTAATAGTTTTCAATATGGGAATAGTTATAATTGGTGTAACTGTTGGTTGGATGTTCTATCGTCCAAAACACGATCTTGCCGGTATAAGATCATTGACATCGACTCTTTATGTTGCCATGGAAATTATGGGATTTGTACCCATGTATTTTGAGATTGAACGATTATGGGAAACTGATGGTGTATTCTTTTATAGGGAATACCTGGAAGATCAAGTGAGTATTCCTGGATTTTTAATTTCCCGTAGATTAGGGAAACTTTTTTTAGAAGATTTACCCATGTCGTTATTGTTTTCTATTATCACATTTTTCATGTGGGGGTTGAGATTAGGAGATGGAAGTCATTTTGGAATTTATTTTGTCGTTGTGTTTTTAATAGAATTATGTTGCATGGGCACAGCAATGTTTTCATTTGCCATTGCTCCTAGTTATCCTATTTCAGCCTTGCTTATCAacttaatttatcaaatccaaaataGTGCATGCGGGTATTTTGTTAATGCTGCGACTATGCCAGTTTATGTAAAGTGGACAAAATATCTTGCTTATTTTTGGTATGCATTTGGCGCCTtaacaaataatcaatttagtGGGTGGCATGGGCAATGCCCATATAATGATATCAATGATCCAAGATGTCAAGAGTTTTCTGGAGACTatcaaattaaaatattggGATTCCCAGTAGGATGGGTTGGTGCCCCGATTGGATACTTGGTGCTTTGGACAGTAGGATTCTTTGTGTTGAGTGGTATACTATTCTATTTTAAACTGCATGATGTGAGTATGGCAAAAACTAAGAAAAACACTATTGGAGAAGGTGAGGAGGAACATGAGACTTTAcatcaaaagaaaacagaAAGAGAACAGGATTATATTACTGATAAACATGATTTggaaataaatattaataatatccATTTGGACGTGACAAAGAGTAACATTTTTGGTCGAACGAAAACCACAAAAACTTTATTAGACAATGTGACTGCATCTTTTCAAGCAAATAAAGTTAATGTAATAATGGGTCCCTCCGGTAGTGGGAAAACTACACTCCTCAATTATTTGTCAAATAGGCTTTCACGGAATTCCAAATTCGTATCACTGGGGTCAATTCGTTTAAATGGTATGCAAGACATATCTCGTGATCAACTTTCTAGAATATCGGCATATGTGACTCAACATGACAGTTCGTTGATTGAACAGTTAACTGTGCGCGAAACTTTGTATTACCAAGCGAAACTTCGTTTGCCTTTGGATAAGCATAAAAGTATCCCCACTATTATCAACAAGCTAATTAGACAAACAGGGTTACTTGATTGTGCTGATACATTAATTGGGTCAGAATATGTTAAGGGGATCAGTGGTGGTGAAAAAAGAAGGGTTTCTATTGctattcaattattgagTAGACCCAAAGTTTTATTTCTTGATGAGCCAACTTCAGGATTGGATTCTTCCACAGCTGAAACAATTCTCACATTATTGGACGAATTAGCCAAGGAGAACAACACCACCATTATTTTAACGATCCATCAACCAAGTGAGCAAATGTTTTACAAGTTTGGgtctttattattattgggtAGAGGAGGCAAGGTCATATACGACGGGACTTCAATTGGCATTGTTGATTACTTGGAAAGTTTAGGATATGATAATCCAGAGGGCCATAATGTTGCCGATTATATATTGGATTTGATATCTCGAGGAATGAATGAAGACAAAATACAACTGGAGAGGAGAGTTGCCGAATTAATTTCACATTGGCAAGCCAATAGCATTAAAAAAATGGCAAGCACTGCCACTTTTCTGCATGAGATTATTGATTTGCCTCAGTACTATTATCAAAGATTACCGATATTCATTACGTTCCCAACTATATTCCGAAGACAATTATTGACGTCGTATCGTGCCAAAGATGTTGTTATTAATCGAGCCGgacaaacaatttttttggcaATTGTCCACACCTTATATTTCACACCCTTGAGAAACACTCAAGAAGGGATCAGCAATAGATTGGGGTTGGTGCAAGAAGTTCTTAATTTGTATTTTGCTGGTTTGATTAACAATATCACATTATACCCATTTGAAAGAAACTTGTTTTATCAAGAATACCGAGATGGAATATATGGTGTTACTGAGTTTGGGTTCTCATATTTGCTCAATGAATTACCGACAGAAGTAGTTccttgtttctttttcgcAGCATTGATTGTGTTTGCTTGTGGATTACCAAGAACCCCACAAATGTTCTTTGCAATGTTTGGTACTGGGTTTGTTTCTATCAATTGTGGTGAATCATTAGGGATTTTTGTTAATAGTATTTTTACTCATATGGGAGTAGCAACAAATGTTTTGAGTACGTTTGTTTCCATGGCTATATTCATGGGAGGTACCATGTCTTTGCATATGCCTGGTTTTTTCAAAGGAGTCAATTATATTAGTCCCATGAAGTATGCTGTTGCCATATGTGCTAATTTAGGTTTCCAAAACCAGAGTTTCGAATGTAATAGTGGAGCTGCTGAATGCTTATTAACAACAGGGGAAGATGTCTTGAGTTACTACAATATGAAGCAAAATTTGGGTCCAATGGTCGGTGGATTGATTGGATGTCTTGTTATTTACAGAGCTGTTGCTATTTTGTCTATTTATGTCAGAGTAAAATGGTTTTAG
- a CDS encoding high-affinity glucose transporter, putative (Similar to C. albicans HGT1): MSSKIERIFSGPALKINTYLDKLPKIYNVFFIASISTIAGMMFGFDISSMSAFIGADHYMRYFNSPGSDIQGFITSSMALGSFFGSIASSFVSEPFGRRLSLLTCAFFWMVGAAIQSSVQNRAQLIIGRIISGVGVGFGSAVAPVYGAELAPRKIRGLIGGMFQFFVTLGIMIMFYLSFGLGHINGVASFRIAWGLQIVPGLCLFLGCFFIPESPRWLAKQGQWEAAEEIVAKIQAHGDRENPDVLIEISEIKDQLLLEQSSKHIGYATLFTKKYLYRTFTAIFAQIWQQLTGMNVMMYYIVYIFQMAGYSGNSNLVASSIQYVINTCVTVPALYFIDKVGRRPLLIGGATMMMAFQFGLAGILGQYSIPWPDSGNDSVNIRIPDDSKSASKGAIACCYLFVASFAFTWGVGIWVYCAEIWGDNRVAQRGNAVSTAANWILNFAIAMYTPTGFKNISWKTYIIYGVFCFAMATHVYFGFPETKGKRLEEIGQMWEEHVPAWRSRSWQPTVPIASDAELVRKMEIEHQEDKLMNEDSNSESRENQV; encoded by the coding sequence ATGTCGTCTAAGATTGAAAGAATCTTTTCTGGACCCGCTTTAAAAATCAACACTTATTTGGATAAGCTCCCAAAAATTTACAATGTTTTCTTCATTGCTAGTATATCCACCATTGCTGGTATGATGTTTGGTTTTGATATTTCCTCAATGTCTGCCTTCATTGGTGCCGATCATTATATGAGGTACTTTAATTCTCCAGGATCAGATATTCAAGGGTTTATTACTTCTTCCATGGCTTTAGGATCATTTTTCGGTTCGATTGCTTCTTCATTTGTTTCTGAACCTTTTGGTAGAAGATTATCATTGTTAACCTGTGCCTTCTTCTGGATGGTCGGTGCTGCTATTCAATCCTCAGTTCAGAATCGTGCTCAATTAATCATTGGTAGAATTATTTctggtgttggtgttggttttGGTTCTGCTGTTGCCCCAGTCTATGGTGCCGAATTGGCCCCAAGAAAAATTAGAGGTCTTATTGGTGGTATgttccaattttttgttactTTAGGTATCATGATCATGTTTTACTTATCCTTCGGATTGGGCCACATTAATGGTGTCGCTTCATTCAGAATTGCTTGGGGACTTCAAATTGTTCCTGGTCTTTGTTTATTCTTGGGTTGTTTCTTTATTCCAGAATCTCCTCGTTGGTTGGCTAAACAAGGTCAATGGGAAGCTGctgaagaaattgttgcCAAGATTCAAGCTCATGGTGATCGTGAAAACCCCGATGTTTTGATTGAAATTTCCGAAATCAAAgatcaattattgttaGAACAATCAAGCAAGCATATTGGATATGCTACTTTGTTTACCaaaaaatatctttataGAACATTTACTGCTATTTTTGCACAAATTTGGCAACAGTTGACTGGTATGAACGTTATGATGTACTATATCGTTTATATTTTCCAAATGGCAGGTTATTCCGGTAACAGTAACTTGGTTGCTTCTTCTATTCAATATGTTATAAACACTTGTGTTACTGTACCTGCATtgtattttattgataaagtGGGTAGAAGACCATTATTAATTGGTGGTGCTACTATGATGATGGCTTTCCAATTCGGTCTTGCTGGTATTTTGGGTCAATACTCAATTCCTTGGCCAGATAGTGGTAATGACTCAGTCAACATTAGAATTCCTGATGACAGTAAATCTGCCTCTAAAGGTGCCATTGCTTGTTGTTACTTATTCGTCGCTTCCTTTGCCTTTACTTGGGGGGTCGGTATTTGGGTCTATTGTGCTGAAATCTGGGGTGACAACAGAGTTGCTCAACGTGGTAATGCTGTTTCCACTGCTGCCAACTGGATTTTGAATTTCGCTATTGCCATGTATACCCCAACTGgtttcaaaaatattagCTGGAAAACATATATCATTTATGGTGTCTTTTGTTTTGCTATGGCTACTCATGTCTACTTTGGATTCCCGGAAACCAAGGGTAAAAGATTGGAAGAAATTGGTCAAATGTGGGAAGAACATGTTCCTGCTTGGAGATCGAGATCTTGGCAACCAACCGTTCCTATTGCCTCCGACGCCGAATTAGTAAGaaaaatggaaattgaaCATCAAGAAGACAAATTGATGAATGAAGATTCCAACTCTGAATCTAGAGAAAACCAAGTCTAA
- a CDS encoding 30-kda heat shock protein, putative, with translation MSAAVSTLSDILKRNDAVNVNPPNPIIDLHITEHGSDWLWAVFSVFALFAIVHGFIYSFTDVRKSGLKRALLTIPLFNSAVFAFAYYTYASNLGYTWILAEFNHAGTGFRQIFYAKFVAWFLGWPLVLAIFQIVTNTSFTTTEDESDLLKKFISLFEALFTRVLAIEVFVLGLLIGALIESTYKWGYFTFAVVFQLFAIYLVINDVVVSFGSSSHSVFGNALILAFVVVWILYPVAWGLSEGGNVIQPDSEAVFYGILDLITFGVIPIILTWIAINNVDEEFFTKVWHFHLKPENEHAPTATEDVEKAVGETPRHSGDTAVAPSGVPDTGAAQAQAEAEERI, from the coding sequence ATGTCTGCTGCCGTTTCAACTTTATCCGATATCCTCAAACGTAATGATGCTGTTAACGTAAACCCACCAAATccaattattgatttacaTATCACTGAACATGGTAGTGATTGGCTTTGGGCAgttttttcagttttcgCATTGTTTGCAATCGTGCATGGGTTCATCTACAGTTTTACTGACGTTAGAAAATCTGGTTTGAAAAGAGCTTTATTGACAATCCCATTATTTAACAGTGCTGTTTTTGCCTTTGCTTACTATACTTATGCTTCTAATTTGGGTTACACTTGGATTTTGGCAGAATTCAATCATGCTGGTACTGGATTTAGACAAATCTTCTATGCTAAATTTGTTGCTTGGTTTTTGGGTTGGCCATTAGTGTTGGctattttccaaattgtCACCAATACCAGCTTTACTACTACCGAAGATGAATCTGATTTGCTTAAGAAattcatttctttatttgaaGCTTTGTTTACTAGAGTTTTGGCAATTGAAGTTTTTGTCTTGGGTTTATTGATTGGTGCTTTAATTGAGTCTACTTACAAATGGGGTTACTTTACTTTTGCTGTTGTATTCCAATTGTTTGCTATTTATTTAGTAATCAATGATGTGGTTGTTTCATTTGGTTCATCTTCTCATTCAGTCTTTGGCAATGCTCTTATCCttgcttttgttgttgtttggaTTTTGTACCCAGTTGCTTGGGGTTTGAGTGAAGGTGGTAACGTTATTCAACCTGACTCAGAAGCAGTGTTTTATGGTATCTTGGACTTGATCACTTTTGGTGTTATTCCAATTATCTTGACTTGGATTGCCATCAataatgttgatgaagaatttttcACCAAAGTATGgcattttcatttaaaacCAGAAAATGAACATGCTCCAACTGCTACTGAAGATGTTGAAAAAGCTGTTGGTGAAACCCCAAGACACTCTGGTGATACTGCTGTTGCTCCATCTGGTGTCCCAGACACTGGTGCTGCTCAAGCACAAGCCGAAGCTGAAGAACGTATTTAG